The following DNA comes from Salegentibacter mishustinae.
GGGAAAAACTGCAGGTTTACAGGTTACGGCATCTAGCGGAGAACCGGGAGCGGGTGTTAACATTCGTATTCGAGGAACAACATCGGTTAGAGGTGGTAACAATCCCTTATTTGTTGTAGATGGCGTGCCTTTGGCCGGAAACGAAGTTTCTGCAGGAGGTGGTGATGTAGGTTTTGGAGAATCGAGCTCGAAAAACCCATTAAACTTCCTTAATCCATCAGATATTGAAAGTATAAGTGTTCTTAAAGATGCTTCGGCAACCGCCATTTATGGTTCCAGAGGAGCCAATGGTGTGGTAATTATTACTACTAAAGATGGTCGTGGAGATCAAGGAAGAATAAATTATAGTACTAATCTTGGTATTGCAACTCCAGCTAATGAATTTGATCTTCTAGATAGAGAGGAGTTTTTAGATGCTGCTGAAAGTTATGGTGGTAACAGAGAAGACCTTGATTTTGGAGGAGATACAAACTGGCAAGATGAAATTACCCGATCAGCATTTTCGCAAATTCATAACCTGTCTTATTCTAACTCATATACTGGCGGAAACTATAGAGTATCTGGGAACTATACAAACCAAAATGGTATTATAGAAAATACATCTATGGAGCGATTAACTGGAAGGCTAAATTTAACTCATAGACTTTTTGATGATAAATTGAGATTAAATCTTCAATCAACAATTGCCAGGGTAAATGATGAACGTGCGGCTATTTCTGATAACGCCGGTGCACAGGGAGATTTATTAGGTACAGCTTACTTTGCCAATCCTACTTATCCATCAGATCCTGAGTTTACACCTGGAGGAGATTTTATAAATCCTCTAGCCTTATTGAAGTATTACCAGGATGAAACTGAAACCGATAGAGTTTTAATTAATTTATCTGCCGATTACAAAATTCTACCGGAACTCAGTGCTAAAGTTGCTCTAGGCTATGATGAGTCTAATTCATATCGTGGGTCAGCTATTTCGGGAGATATTGCGGGTGTAGGTTCTGGTGTCCCAGGAAATGGTAGAGGGAATATTAATGAGATTAATACTACCAATCGTTTAATGGAGATCACATTTAACTATGAAAAAGAATTTGAAAATTCCAAGTTTACAGCACTAGCTGGTTATTCTTTTCAGGATTTTAACCGTTCAGGTGTGAATGTTAGCGGTTTTGGATTCTCTACAGGGGATATGGATGCCATGATAGAAGAACTTCAGGACGGTAGAGATGCCATTGAAGGATCTATAAATGGATCTTATCAACAATATGGCTACACCGGAGATGACGTTTTTGTAAATAGACTCTTTCCAGAAATCACTACGGATAATGTGGCTGGCCCCTCTGGAATTACTACTAGTGCTATTGCAGGAGATACTTTTGACACTACTGATGAATTACAATCGTTCTTTACCAGGTTAAATTATGATCTGGCTGGTAAATATTTGTTCACAGCAACATTAAGAGCTGATGGTTCTACAAGATTTGGCGGAAATAATAAATATGGATATTTCCCATCAGGAGCTTTTGCCTGGCAAATGGGTGATGAAGATTTTATTCCCGAAGCTTTTTCTACTTTAAAGCTTAGATTAGGTTATGGTGTAACCGGTAATCAAGAAATTCCTTATAACCAGTATCAACAACGTGAGAGATGGGCCGGTTTCGGAGTCAACAATGGTGGAGGTATAGATGCACCTGGTACTACTTTGGTTTCATTTGCAAATCCAGATTTACAATGGGAAGAAACAAGTCAAACCAACATTGGTCTTGATTATGGTTTTATGAATGACAGGTTAAGTGGTTCCTTAGATTTCTATTATAAAAATACCACCGACCTTTTGATTCAGATATTTTCCGCTCAACCTTCTCCTCAACCTTTTGTTTTCCAGAATCTAGATGCAAATGTTATCAATAAAGGAATTGAGTTTGCTATTGATTATAATATTATTCAACAGGAAGATTTATTCTGGAACTTCGGCTTCAACATCGCATATAACGACAACATGGTTGAAGATTTCGATGGAGTTATCGATACCGGTGGAATTAGTGGACAGGGATTAACAGGAGCTTTTGCGCAACGTTTAGTTGGAGGGCAACCATTATTCTCCTATTATTTGAGAGAGTTTGCAGGATTTGATGAAACTGGACAGTCTATATATCCGAATGGAGATGTTCAGGAGTTTGTAGGAAAAAGCGCCTTACCAACGACTAACCTTGGTATTTCTACCAGTGTTGAGTATATGAATTGGGATTTATCTGCATTTCTTACAGGGCAATTTGGCCACTACATATATAATAACACTGAGAACGCTTTCTTTACAGCAGGTGCAATTGGAAATGGCAGGAACGTGACCCAAAGTGTAATTGGCAATGGTGAATCTAATCTTAACGCACCCGATGTTTCAACACGCTTCCTTGAAAAAGGAGATTTCTTAAGAATGCAAAACCTTACTTTAGGTTATAATTTTGACATTCAAGAAGAAAGTTTATTCAATTC
Coding sequences within:
- a CDS encoding SusC/RagA family TonB-linked outer membrane protein translates to MKHGLLKIGLFLSAIFCFGFTQAQETVTGTVTDGEMPLPGVNVVVKGTSNGTVTDFDGNYSLNNVPTDGVLVFSFVGYAQQEIPVNGRTTIDATMAEDAAALSEVVVIGYGNVEKRDATGAVSTVSSEDFNQGVISSPEELIQGKTAGLQVTASSGEPGAGVNIRIRGTTSVRGGNNPLFVVDGVPLAGNEVSAGGGDVGFGESSSKNPLNFLNPSDIESISVLKDASATAIYGSRGANGVVIITTKDGRGDQGRINYSTNLGIATPANEFDLLDREEFLDAAESYGGNREDLDFGGDTNWQDEITRSAFSQIHNLSYSNSYTGGNYRVSGNYTNQNGIIENTSMERLTGRLNLTHRLFDDKLRLNLQSTIARVNDERAAISDNAGAQGDLLGTAYFANPTYPSDPEFTPGGDFINPLALLKYYQDETETDRVLINLSADYKILPELSAKVALGYDESNSYRGSAISGDIAGVGSGVPGNGRGNINEINTTNRLMEITFNYEKEFENSKFTALAGYSFQDFNRSGVNVSGFGFSTGDMDAMIEELQDGRDAIEGSINGSYQQYGYTGDDVFVNRLFPEITTDNVAGPSGITTSAIAGDTFDTTDELQSFFTRLNYDLAGKYLFTATLRADGSTRFGGNNKYGYFPSGAFAWQMGDEDFIPEAFSTLKLRLGYGVTGNQEIPYNQYQQRERWAGFGVNNGGGIDAPGTTLVSFANPDLQWEETSQTNIGLDYGFMNDRLSGSLDFYYKNTTDLLIQIFSAQPSPQPFVFQNLDANVINKGIEFAIDYNIIQQEDLFWNFGFNIAYNDNMVEDFDGVIDTGGISGQGLTGAFAQRLVGGQPLFSYYLREFAGFDETGQSIYPNGDVQEFVGKSALPTTNLGISTSVEYMNWDLSAFLTGQFGHYIYNNTENAFFTAGAIGNGRNVTQSVIGNGESNLNAPDVSTRFLEKGDFLRMQNLTLGYNFDIQEESLFNSLRLSLTGQNLFVITDYTGLDPEVDTNKALNNVPSAGIDYTAYPRPTTVTFGLNASF